CACAAAATTAACCTGCTGTTAGGTTCACCTGAGGCAGGACTGGCAACAAATGGGGATTAAATCCTTGGCTTAGAGTAGAAGGGGGTACAAATGCCACGGGGTGGCCAATGTTCAGGAACTGCTATTGATGCTTGCCCTATATAGGTCACCTACAATGTTGTCTTGTGTCCAGAGCTTTCCTAAAAGTGTTTCAAGGTAAAACAATGCCTGTGCAAGCTGCCTGCTGTCTTGGGAGTGATCCAGAGAGTTTTAAATACCTCTTGTGAGTTATGTCTGAAGGTCATcgggagaggagaaggcaggaaaGGAGTATCCCACTCAAATGTGGGTTGATTCAATCTGGTGATGACTCACGTTGGATAGTGCAGGATGGGTTGatatttcatgtatttgttAACTTCTATAACAATGCCAAATATGTAGCATTTAATTGTACGAGTTCCAGTGACAGAACAATAGCTTAGCAAAATCAAAATACACTTCTCAGAGTCTTATCAGGCTAGACGTTCCCATGGAATACCCTCGGGGTTGAGCACTTTGAGTTGTGGTCCATTCCCCTGAATCTggcatggttttttttttttttttttttgcttgtttgtttgaattAATAGTTGATAAGTTTATTAGTCTATTTAGTCTGTCAGAGACTTAGCTCCTCTATATTTGAATTGGGATTTGTGCTTtatcagcaagaaaaaacagtggTAAGGAAAAGAGTAAGAAATCTGTATCTTATTTTCCAGATCAACAGTCTAGTCTTTCAATTGTCTCAGTACGAGTAAGACAGCACTCCCAAAACCTAAAGAAATGTGCTGACTTCAGCAGCCAGAGCTCTGTCCGTGTGCTGCCCCCATCCCAGCACTGGGTCTCTGTTGTTCCTTCTCCATTTGCCTGGGGAGGGTaagcagccagggctggccAGGGTTTGTGTGCACAGAGCAGGGCTTCACAGCTTTCCCAGCTTCAGGTATGGCACCAGAAACAAAATGCCACCTCATTGTACTAGCATTTGATTTCACACTCACTTCTGTTCAATTTCAGATTGCTAGTGAGAGGAAAGCTGAATTGGGCCAGTTAGGggatatttcagaaaaaaaaaaaaaaaaaaaaaaaaaaatcaagctaaaTTAATGGACATTAGGATATCCAGCTTCTGCCTATAGCCACTCtgagaaacaaagaggaaacAGGATTTCCCCCAACAGCCACTGggtttttcagaagaaaaccatTGTAACGGGACATGCAGATGAGCAAAAACCATCATTTATACTCAATGCTTGGGAGACCAGCATCAGACGTTAAGGATGTGGCTCATGGGACTTCCAGCCCCCTTCCCTTTATCACCAAACTTTAGCTGGTTTCccttttctgtctgtgcttACTAGAAGTGATGTTCTTGTTACTGTTTTGTGCAGGATGGGTTCTGGTAATGGCTAGACCAAGAGACCTGGCCCTGTTGGGTTTGTTGCAAACACTTTACATGCTTTCTACCTCCTGGGAACCCATGAGAGCTTGTGCTTGCAGCCCCTGGCAGAGGCACTTTCAGGATCTCAGCCCTTTAGCTAAAACCTTTCCCTCTTTGCTTGAGAGCATCCTTGAGTGAGAGCACTGCAGcgtattttaaaagctttagcTATCTGGAAATTTTCCAGAAAGTCCCTTACGTacctctgtcctcctcctctccccctcccttcttAAATCTTACCAAGCAGATCCATatcattaatatttcagtatcAGCTGTTCACAGGCATTGGCTACTCTGCAGTGCACTTCATCAATAAGAGCCAGCAAAGGCTGTGAGGTTTGCCACACCGTCCTCATCCAGCAGAGGAACAGGAGCAAAGACAGAGACTGGCAGGGAAAGCGAGCATCCAGCAAGGGCAGGGTTGCAGACTGCAGTCTCCCTCTCGaggtgctgcttgctgctgccccTCACTCAGATCGTCCAGGTAGTACCTGAACAAGCAAAAAGGATGGATGTCTTTAAGAAAGGTTTCTCCATTGCTAAAGAAGGTAtggtggctgctgcagaaaagaCCAAGCAGGGAGTGACAGAGGCTGCAGAGAAGACTAAAGAAGGTGTGATGTATGTAGGTAAGAGAGAACTGCTTTTTATCCACATTTGAGCATGAACTGCCATGTAGGTTGGCTCTGAGTAAGTCTGGGGAAATCATTCTGTGGCTGGAGCTTAGGAGTGAATATCAGGAGGTCTGGGTGATGTCCACAGCCCTGGCACAGAGCTGTATAAACCTGGGTTACCGTGTCCAtcctgtgcctcagtttccccaacTGGAAATGAGGCAtagaaactgctgctgccttggggGAGGCAGCACTggcatggtgctgagcagcatgTGCCTGGGTGGTGGGTCCGTGCTCGGGGCTGCTGGCCAGGGCTTGCAGGGTAATGCTTGACCTGTGTGCACCACAGTCCTtgctgcacctcctgctgcacgcTGACCagtccccgagggccaccaGCAGTGTCAGTAGCTGGGGAAGCGTACCCTTCTGTCCTGAAATCCTTCCCTTGTTCACCGACCTGTTTATATTCCCTATGCGCACGTTCATCTCGCTTAATGAGAGACACCCTAATTCACTGTGCACAAAGGAAACACTCTGCGTCCTCTGCCCTGCCCAGAAATCTCTCGATGAAACCTCCCAGCTCAAGGTCACCCCTGGGACCCAGTACCTGAACTAGCTAGTGCACACAATTTCATGGCTGGATGGCCAGATACTACAGGTGCTATAAAAGCTGAAAAGGACTCAGTTCCCAAGACTGATTACCCTGGCGCTGACTGCTGCACCTTGTACAGCTTTTATATCTTCTGGATGTgggagatgtgtttttttttagtaggaAAGTTTACGTGCAGACTCCTCCTGCTGTCATGCTGCAATATGCACAGCTGTATCTAGttactgtatttaaaacagCTATATTGATGATAgctgtacatatatatatataaattagaaatgaaatactaattttatGTGCAGCAGATCTGATAATGTCTTCATCCTGAATTTCTAAACACTCAGCTATTGGTATGCTGTGAATGAACATGCGTTAACGGTTCACATTTCAGTTTGAATCTGACttgcaagaagaaaagtaaacagcatccctgtaaaTAATTAAACCAACCAGAGTAATTGAAACACCAGCCTGTGAAATGTCACGTCTAGGTGTCAAACTCTGGCATCCTtattgcttctgctgctccctggtCTGAGCAATGTCAGAAAGgtttcttctgaatttttataCCTAATTCCTTGCGTCTCCTTTTGGTAGTGTTTTATGTCTCCATACTCTGacctgttttccattttcacacAGCCATGGGGCAAAGTATGAAGTCTGCTTAAGAAATTCCACCCTCTTCAGTAATATCTTATTAAAGCCTTAAAATCACTGAATGAGGATCAAATAAGGATCAAGGTAGAGATgaagtggtttgtttttcttttgtataccACCAATTCTGCCCTGTCATGCACTGAACAACACTTGGTCCTTCATGGACATGAGAAGCAAAGGCCAGATGCTGATTAGCTCACAGATCTGGTTTATAAATGAGCAGAGAAGGCAGAGGCCAGGTAGAGCCATTAAAACTAGCAATGAGCATACTGTGCACGATGCCTTGTCTCTCCCTGTGCCACACGAAGGGTACATCAGAGACCTGTGCTGCTCTTACCAGGCAGAGCCCCGTCCCAGCAGATTGTGATGGAGCCACCACAACAAAACACTCGCTGTGGGGTACCCGCATGTGCCGTGCTGCCATCTCTGCTGTCCCTGAGCCACACAGCCTCGACCCCAGCCTGTGCACCCCAGAGTGAGATGCAGTGGGAGAAATcaggcagcagcctcagccAAAACTCTGTCTTCCCCCAGGTGGCAGCTGCCCAGGCATCAATGTGAACGATGCACGCGGGCAGTTCGGTCAGCCGCTGCCTGAGTTGGGTTAAATGGGGGGATAAGTGATGCTAAGGTTAATTCATGGAGACAATGCTAAGTTGCATCAGAGGAATGAGTATAAAGTCATTAGCATGATTTAATATTGGCATTCAGAAGCACTTCTGCTTTGCCAGAGCCTCTCTCAGTCATGCATGTGGCAGGACCCCAGGCCTGGCCCCGCGCGCTTGCAGCATGGAGTGCCCAAGGATGACTCACAGCACTCGGATGCTCCTCCTGCAGAAGGGGCAGGATGCATGAACACTTAATTCAGTGTACACCAGCCCCGGGCCAGGACTAAGGAGCGAAATGAGCTTGAGCATCAGGTGATCGCTTTCTGATTCAACAGCTGTGGGCACTGGCAAGGGCGCTCGGAGGAAGGTCGGCCTGCATGTGGAGCTGGAGGCTGAGTCACAGGGCGCGGCTGGCTCCCCccgggctgcaggcagcagcacctcctgctgctcttgctTCTGCTACCAAGTGTGTTTGGGTGGTTTTCTTCTGCCCATGTCCCTGTATCGCAAACAGTGCCACCTGTCCTTAAATCAAGAGCCGTGTAAATAATTGTACAGAAGTACAGCTCTTGACTCGCTATGTTTAATGCAAAGCTGAGGCCAGGACAGCAAATTAAGTACTCAGTTTACCTCAGTGCTGTTCTTTGACTGAAAAAGGACTAAACTAGGACATCTGTGTCTGATGCAAGACGGTCTGTAAGTCAAGTCCGTGCTGTGGCTGTgtgtggctggagctggctggaacgGCCCCGGGAGAAGGGGGGAATGGAGCAGGCCTGCATCTGAACCGACTTTTGTGCACCCGGCCCATCCAGGAGCTCATGTTCATGGCATAAATGTGAcgtgcagctgctctgctcactGGTATGTGTCTGCACACACTTGTCTCTCATACgcatcattttaaaatccagtTCACAGCAGTGCACGCGTACCGTCTGCATCGTTAGTAGATGCAGTCTGCAGCGGTAACAAGCACGAAGTGAGCGTTTCATCCCTTCACTTTTATCACGGTTTGGGAGGGTGGAGTGAAATGTTCAGGGCACATTGTAGTAGGACAGCTTTGTTCTACCCTAGGCAACCACTGCAGCCACCAAAATAAGCCAACAATTGAGAATTATGTTCAATAATACATAACATTATatcaggcaggcaggggagaACTGGGCTCAGGCTGTTGTTATCAGGGCCCTGcacctgttttgcttttcaggctGTTAATGGGAACGAGGTGTGGCTGACTTCTCCCACCACACCCGGGGATGCCCCAGTACCGCTGGAGTTAAAGGTCTGACTCACTCTGTATTTCTATTGCTTTGAAACCTGGCCATAAAAACCTTTTCATTGTATTGGTATGGAAAACTTGAAAGGAGCCTGCATAGGTACAGATGGCTTACAAAAGGCAGCACAATGGAGCCAGTGGAACGTTTTGGTTGTGTTTATTCAACTTTCAACAGAGAGATTTggtcctttttttgtttttggcgGGTTTTTTCCCTACTGTGAAATGACATCTAGTTAGGGGGGCGGGAGGGCTGCCTATCCACCGCGTGATTCCACATAACATACGTGCTGAGGTGCGCAAGCAGAAGGGACGTACAGCAGGTCATTTCATGCCTGGAGGAAAGCTGTGGAGATTAATTATTCCTCAAGGGCTACTTCTGTTGCAAACTGAATGCCTCACATCCTGTTAGCTTTTCTGCCTTGAGAACAGTGAGATAAGTTACAACGTATATGGTGTGTATTTATAACTGTATGTACCAACATTTGCATTCTGTTTATTGCTAGGAGCAGGCACTTACAGCCTAGTCCGAGGCACTGAAGTGGGAATCCAATCAGTAGGTGTGCAGTGTGTTGTAAAGTCAGCCTCGAGTTTCTCCAGACCGTCTATTAAGAGTATAGGACAAAGCTTAAAATGACCACTGCAGCCCAATACCCTGCTGAAAGGCAAGAGAGAGTCCTGGGTGTGATTCCATTTGAAAGAGTGAAATAAGTGAGATTTTACCAGGTCACTTAGTAGGTTTGTTTTGACTCTTAGCCTAACATTGACTTACCTCCACTCAACTGTTCTGTTCATTTGGAAGTACGCCAGGGACAGTTTTTTCATACATAATCTTGTTAGAATCAAGATTTCTCAAGTCTGGGCATCTCCAGCCCACGGGCGGTTGGAGTTACCCAACTGCCTGCACTTAGGTACCCCCTGGCTTCGCAGGGGAAAGAAGCCAAccccttctgcagcctgtgcGAGCTGCCAACAGCACCACGGCTCCCCACCACACCTCATAAGGCCAAAAAGCCACCCACATCCAGACACCAGAGGGTTCATTGCTAGATAATGCTGACCGACCACTTGTTTCCTTTCACAGGTACCAAAACCAAGGAAGGCGTAGTGCAAAGCGTGACCTCAGGTAAGTGCACAGCCCTGGGGGAGATGTGGAAATCTGTAATGGGTTGTTGTAGCCCTTGAAAAGGCCAAATGCAAGGTctctggggaacaccactggtcTGCGTGACCTTCCATTTGATGAATGGATAGCGCTTGCCAGGAGCAAGGGTTCAGGGTCTGGCATTTGCTGTGCACGTGGatgggagaaaatatttaatcagcagagcaggtcaaaaaaaaaaaaaaaaaaaaacaacaaacaacaccaCATCTAACAAATGTTACATGGCTGACTCGGCTGCTTCACGGCAATTTCGTTTCACAAAGGCACGTGTGCTGCATGGCCTGCAGGGGGCTGTGCTTGcatcagctcctgctggggcacATCCATGCTCTGTGGGACTCCTGCCAGGTGCAGTGGCCTGTCAGTGGCCCACAGGGACCTTTCTGCGAGCCACAAGCTCTGAGGCAGTGAATGGTCGGGACTGCCTTCAAGAGAGATGAATGGATCCCTTCTGTGGAGATTTTCCTGACTGACTTACTGTTTCCTACCCAGCTGTATTACATTAAACAGAACAGACAAATAGAAGGTACTTGGAGAGAGGTCATACACAGTCTGAAATCCAAAATACTTTCTTTGCTTAATTATCTCTTAGCATCTTACAACGATTTTTTCAGTCCCCAATTACCCATGAAGACTGACAGGCTTCAGTGCCTGCATTCCCCTGAGCAGCATTTTGGGTGAGACAAAGGCCTCACATATATGCTCTAAATTCTGATGTGCtctcctattaaaaaaaaaaaaaaatgaataaaatccaAATAAGGTCTGCAATAGGACTGATTCCTTCCCTTACCTTGATGCAACCATCTTATTGTCCCAGCTAATTTGGCAGCCTTTGTGCCTCACTCATTGACTTTCTGCTGTTGTTGAAATCCCAGTTGCTGAGAAGACCAAGGAGCAGGCCAATGTGGTGGGAGAAGCTGTAGTAGCCAGTGTGAACACAGTGGCAAACAAGACGGTAGAAGGAGCAGAGACCATCGTGGCCACTACAGGAGTTGTAAAAAAGGTATGCTTGTGCCTTCTTTAGattttgcttaaaatatctGCAAATGTTTGCAGTTGATGGTTTCACTTATTTAATGAAAGGTTTTCAACAATATCTGTTATTAAATAATGGTTCATATTATTACAAAATACCTAATATACAGTCACAGAATCGTTTAGTTTGGAAGGGCCCTCTTGAGATCATCCAGTCTAAGTCCCATAAGGTCAATGAGAGCAGGATAAGAGCAAGGCATCCAGGACTGTGTCCTGTCAGGTGCTGATTATCTTCACaaatggagactccacaacctttctgggcCACTTGTACCAGTGTTCAGCTGTCCCCACAGTAGAAGTTCTTTATGGTGTTCAGATGGGCATGTTAATGTGCTTCTGTCccttgcctcttgtcctggcagtGGACACTACCATTAAAAGTCTGGTTCCATATTTCTTGGTGCTGTAAAGGACAGTTTTTTGAAGTGCTCAAGCAGAAATATGACCAGGCTGTGGTGGAAAACCTGGCAGGAGATAAAGCTCTGGGATATGttggcagaggaaggagagggagctGGGTGGTCTGCTTGCAGCCCCCAGTACTCTCACAGCAGCCAGCTTTGCATTGGG
This Oxyura jamaicensis isolate SHBP4307 breed ruddy duck chromosome 6, BPBGC_Ojam_1.0, whole genome shotgun sequence DNA region includes the following protein-coding sequences:
- the SNCG gene encoding gamma-synuclein; this translates as MDVFKKGFSIAKEGMVAAAEKTKQGVTEAAEKTKEGVMYVGTKTKEGVVQSVTSVAEKTKEQANVVGEAVVASVNTVANKTVEGAETIVATTGVVKKEELAPPQQPGAAGEVTTAGSEEGSGEGENEGN